The region ACCGAAAATGACCAGGTAGATCATGGAGTAGATGGCTTTGGGGGGGGCATGAAAAATACTAAATAGGGTAACCGGTTCCAGTGCCAAACTAACCGGTAGCAGAACGAGGCCACCGAGTATCATCTGGATTCCGCTCGAAATGGTCGCGGAGGGAAGAGACAGGCGGGGTGTTAGCAACGTGCCAACCGCCCACGAAAAATTACCGAGTGCTACCAGGGCAAAGCCAATTAATTTGGCGTCGATCCCGCTTGTCGTCTGCATCTTATCGGGTTTGACCAGCAGGAAAATCCCGACCAGCCCAATGGCAAGTCCGGCGAGGGCCATGTTGCTGGGACGTTTGCGGCCAAATGATACCCAGTTGAGAGAAAGCAGGAAAACCGGCAGCAGACCACCCAGCAAAGCCGCCATGCTACTCGGTATGTACTGAATACCCATTGACAGGCAGCCATTAGCAATGCTCAGGAGCAGGACCCCGATTATGGCGGAGGATTTCCATTCGGCCAGGGTGGGACGGGGCGTACCCGTCAGGCGTGCATATCCGTAAAGAATTGATCCCGATACCAGATAACGCGCCGAAATCATGTACAAAGGGGGCATCCGTTCAGTCATAAAGTGAATGAACATGTAGGTTGATCCCCACAGGATATAAACAGAAATTAAATTTGCCCAGAGAGTAACACGATTCGGGTTGGTAGATACGGGAGAACTAACGGCTTGCATGCGAACAGAGACTGATAAAGGTTGGTAACACCAACAGGCTCATTTTCTATCCGTTAGATGATTGATTTTTTATACTTTCTAAAACCCGTCCTATTATATCCTGTCAGAGTTTCAAGCGATTCAATAGGTCACCTGCGTGTTATTCGCTTCCAACTGCCTGATCTGGCTGGCGTAAGGACTACTCATCGCTTCATCTCCGAACAGTGGATTGCTCCCCAGATACACTTTTTTCAGATTCCTCAGCAGAATGAGGGCCGTTGGAAATTCCCGTAGGTTGTTATTATTGAAGCCCACTTCTTCCAGCGCAGAAAGTGAGCCAACTGTACCAGGTACGACATTGAACCAGTTAAAACCAAGATCGAGGACCCTCAGCCGCTGTAACCGGCCAAATTCGTTGGGAAGCTGGCTAATACGGTTATGATGGGCGAAAAGTACCTGCAACCGGCGCAAGTGGGCCAAAGATGGAGGCAAGGCATGTAAATCGTTATGGGCAACAGCCAGTTGCTCCAGTCGTTTCATGCGGCCGAGCTGACTGGGCAGTTCGGTGAGTTTGTTGTAGTACAAATCCAGCACCTTAACACGTTTCAGACGGCCGATGGTTTTGGGGAGCTGGGTCAATCCCGCACTATAGAGGTTAAGGTCGGTTAAGCGACGCATTCGCTTCAGGGTTTTGACGTCGATACCTGCCAGTTTATTATTTCCCATCCACAGGCTCTCCAGGCGACGGTTTTGCCGGACAGATGGCGGAATGCGTGTGAGTCGGTTGCCTTGCAGATTCAATGAAACAAGGTGCTTGTTGCGAGTAATGAACACGCTGTCATTTGGTATCGAATTGTACAAAACACTGAGTCGTTTCAGGGTTGGAATATCGGCGGTCAGGCGGGCAGGTAACTCATGGAGGCCGTTTTTTGATAGATCCAGTTCCTCCAATTTTGGGAATCGGTATATAACTTCCGGAATGTTTGTTAGGTCTAACTGATTAAAGGCCAGCATGGTTACCGTATCCGGGCGAGTTGTTTGTTCAGCTGCTTCCAGCGTACTGATAACACCCGTTCCTTTGCGGACGGTGCGTTTCTGCTGCACATTGCCCAGTATCGTCATGCCACCCCACCGAAAACCAGCCGGGGTTTTTATCGGAAATGGATGTTGGCCATACCATTCGGCCATGAGTTGGAGAAGCTGAAATTCCTGCTGATCCGTTAAGTCCGTGCCGGAGAAATCACAAAATACCCGGTCGTAACTTCCATCCGGCCGAATGAATTCCTGGGTTTGAATCATGATACCCGGCTTGGGTAATCGTTTTTTATTCCGTTCGATAAAGGTGAAAAACTGCTGTTGTCCGGCGTGCAGCGTATCCATAAACATCTTTCCGTGCCGTTCAAAAACAGCTTTCTCGCCCGCTTTTTGAGGAAAGGCAGGCGGGTATTTTTTGTTCAGCTCCGCTACGGAAAGGTGTAGGCGCGTGGTATCGCGAAGTAAAACAATCCGGTCCTGCGCTAAACCCGGTAACGCCAGTAACCCGAAAAGAACGAACAGAAGACCATTTTTCATGATGAACGTGTTTTTTAGGTAAATAACGATAAATATAGTTAAATAGCCTAAAAGAGAACCGGGATTTTAACCAGATTTGAAATATTTTCAGGATTACTACCTATTGGCTCTGCACAGCTCCACCTTATTAGTTAGAGCAACTATGCTATTTGTAAGGGAGCAATCTTGAAAATCCTTTAAATCTTATTAAAATCCCGGTTCAGGTTAATTTTTCGCTCCGCCACTTACCGATGAAGCGGGCTGTTTATCAGCGGTTTTCTTAGCAGCCTTCGCAAAATCGCCCGCTTTGATGATGGAGATTTTCGATGGGTCGATGTGTTTTTTCATAGCGGCATTGACCTGCTCGGGTGTCAGGCTTTCCATTTTCTTCTCGAAATCGGCATCCCAATTCATTGTCCGATTCAGGTACAGGTAGTTGTTGAGAGTACCGACCAGCGAAGGGTCCTGCGCCCGCGACACCATCCGTGATTGCAGATAACCTGAACGAGCGGCTTGTATTTCTTCGGCGGTAAAGCCTTCTTTCACTACTTTGTCCATCTCCTCACGAAAGGCTTTTTCCAGCCGTTCGGCATTCTCGGGGTTGTAGATGGCATAGGTCATGAACATTCCCGTTTTGTCGAGTGGGTTGGCTGATAATTGCGAGCCAACGCCATAGCTGATACCCTCTTTCTGCCGGATACGAACGGCCAGCCGGGAGTTCAGGAAGCCACCGCCCAGCATGTAGTTGCCCAGCATAAGCGCCGGATAGTCTGGGTCATCGTCGCGCAACGGGATGTTAACACCGGCTACCATAAAGGCATTGGCTTTATCGGGCGCTTCGATGCTTTGCGGGGTTGGCTTAATATCATTAAACGGGGTCACCAACCGGCTGAACGGCTTTTTGGCTTTCCAGGTACCTAGCTCATCCGTAACCACTTTCCGAACGGGCGTCTCCTCAAAATCGCCTACTACGGCCAGCGTTGCATTCTGGGCACCGTAGAAATCCTTGTGAAACTGTTTCAGGTCGTCCAGTTTCAGCGCGTTAACGTCGGCAACATCTTCATCGGGCGTTGAGGTATACCGAATATCCTCTTTGGGGTAAGGGTTCATCTGACGCTGGAACGCGGTGAACGCCAATGATTGGGGCTCAGAGCGCTGGGCTTCAATCTGAGCCAGTTGTTCCTGCTTTAGCTTTTCGAACTCATTGGCGTCGAAAGCCGGGTGCTTGAGCATGTCGCTCACCAGCCGAATAACAGCGGGGAGGTTTTCTTTGGTTGTTTTGATGCTTACGTTCACCTGGTTACCACCCCCAAACACACCCACCTGCGCCTTTAGTTTGTCCAGTTCGTCTTTAATCTGCTGGCGGCTGCGAGTCGTGGTGCCCCGGTCAAGCATCGACGCCGTGAACACCGAGATGGCACTCTTGTTCATCAGGCTTTTCTGATCGCCGTAGCGGAGTGTCAGGCGGGCGTTTACCTCGTTACCACGCGTCGTTTTCGGGAGCATGGCCAGCTCAATCGTATTGGGCTGCTCCAAACGGCGGGTACGGCCGTCGATGTTGGCGGGGGAGGGATCAAACGCTTCCCCTTGTGCTACCAGAGCCCGGCCTTTATAATCTTTTACCATCGCCATAATGTCGGGGGCCTGCGGAACCTCCACCCGGTCTGGGTTCTGCTCCGGAATGAACACACCAACGGTACGGTTCGAAGGTTTGAAATAATAGCTGGCCACACGCTTAACATCGGCCGGGGTTACTTTTTCGAGGGCATCCCGGTAGAGGAAACCAAGCCGCCAGTCGCCCGTTGCAATGTACTCGCTCAACGCAAGTCCCACGCGTTCGGCGCTTTTGAAGCTCAACTCCAGGTCTTTCAGGATCTTGACCTTAGCGCGGTCGATTTCTTCTTTCGACGGGGTTTTGATGGCAACCGAATCGAGCGTCGACAGCAGGGCGTTTTTGGCATCATCCAGTGATTTGTCTTTCAACATCTCGGCGGCAAAGTACACGTAGCCGGGGTCTTTAGTCGTGAATGAGTAGCCGTATTGCTGCGAGGCTTTCTTGGTTTCGATCAGGGCTTTATAGAGTCGGCCCGATGGCTCGTTGGTGAGCAGTTCCGTTACCACGTCCATTGTCGGATAGTCGGGGTGGGAGCCGGGCATGATGTGGTACAGCGCCGATACTACTTTGGTATCGCCGACGCGCCGGAGCGTTACCATCCGTTCGCCATCCTGGGTAGGCTCCTGGCTATAGGTAGGCTGAAGTACACGCGCCGGACGTGGAATAGCGCCAAAATATTGATTGATCATCGCGAGGGTTTTCGGCTCGTCGATTTTACCGGCTACGACCAGCACGGCGTTGTCGGGCTGGTAGAACTTCTTATAAAAAGCCTGAAGATTGCCGATGGGCACCTTCTCAATATCGGAGCGGTTGCCGATGGTCGAGTTACCGTAGTTGTGCCAGAGGTAAGCTGATGAGACAACCCGCTCATTCAGTA is a window of Spirosoma linguale DSM 74 DNA encoding:
- a CDS encoding protein of unknown function DUF6 transmembrane (PFAM: protein of unknown function DUF6 transmembrane~KEGG: yps:YPTB1243 hypothetical protein); its protein translation is MQAVSSPVSTNPNRVTLWANLISVYILWGSTYMFIHFMTERMPPLYMISARYLVSGSILYGYARLTGTPRPTLAEWKSSAIIGVLLLSIANGCLSMGIQYIPSSMAALLGGLLPVFLLSLNWVSFGRKRPSNMALAGLAIGLVGIFLLVKPDKMQTTSGIDAKLIGFALVALGNFSWAVGTLLTPRLSLPSATISSGIQMILGGLVLLPVSLALEPVTLFSIFHAPPKAIYSMIYLVIFGSIIGFSSYSWLARNASPQLLSTYAFVNPVVAMLLGTTFAGEVFSSQSFLGAAIALVGVVLITLGRK
- a CDS encoding leucine-rich repeat-containing protein typical subtype (SMART: leucine-rich repeat-containing protein typical subtype~KEGG: hypothetical protein) encodes the protein MKNGLLFVLFGLLALPGLAQDRIVLLRDTTRLHLSVAELNKKYPPAFPQKAGEKAVFERHGKMFMDTLHAGQQQFFTFIERNKKRLPKPGIMIQTQEFIRPDGSYDRVFCDFSGTDLTDQQEFQLLQLMAEWYGQHPFPIKTPAGFRWGGMTILGNVQQKRTVRKGTGVISTLEAAEQTTRPDTVTMLAFNQLDLTNIPEVIYRFPKLEELDLSKNGLHELPARLTADIPTLKRLSVLYNSIPNDSVFITRNKHLVSLNLQGNRLTRIPPSVRQNRRLESLWMGNNKLAGIDVKTLKRMRRLTDLNLYSAGLTQLPKTIGRLKRVKVLDLYYNKLTELPSQLGRMKRLEQLAVAHNDLHALPPSLAHLRRLQVLFAHHNRISQLPNEFGRLQRLRVLDLGFNWFNVVPGTVGSLSALEEVGFNNNNLREFPTALILLRNLKKVYLGSNPLFGDEAMSSPYASQIRQLEANNTQVTY
- a CDS encoding peptidase M16 domain protein (PFAM: peptidase M16 domain protein~KEGG: mxa:MXAN_7497 M16B family peptidase), whose translation is MTSNLTKRGLLAAAWFISNLTLSTAQDKPAALPEGVTKGASVEGITEYNLKNGLKVLLFPDPSKPTITVNITYLVGSRHEGLGETGMAHLLEHMVFKGSTKHTNIPGELTSHGARPNGTTWLDRTNYFETFAATDENLKWALDLESDRMVNSFIKKEDLATEFSVVRNEFEMGENSPQNVLNERVVSSAYLWHNYGNSTIGNRSDIEKVPIGNLQAFYKKFYQPDNAVLVVAGKIDEPKTLAMINQYFGAIPRPARVLQPTYSQEPTQDGERMVTLRRVGDTKVVSALYHIMPGSHPDYPTMDVVTELLTNEPSGRLYKALIETKKASQQYGYSFTTKDPGYVYFAAEMLKDKSLDDAKNALLSTLDSVAIKTPSKEEIDRAKVKILKDLELSFKSAERVGLALSEYIATGDWRLGFLYRDALEKVTPADVKRVASYYFKPSNRTVGVFIPEQNPDRVEVPQAPDIMAMVKDYKGRALVAQGEAFDPSPANIDGRTRRLEQPNTIELAMLPKTTRGNEVNARLTLRYGDQKSLMNKSAISVFTASMLDRGTTTRSRQQIKDELDKLKAQVGVFGGGNQVNVSIKTTKENLPAVIRLVSDMLKHPAFDANEFEKLKQEQLAQIEAQRSEPQSLAFTAFQRQMNPYPKEDIRYTSTPDEDVADVNALKLDDLKQFHKDFYGAQNATLAVVGDFEETPVRKVVTDELGTWKAKKPFSRLVTPFNDIKPTPQSIEAPDKANAFMVAGVNIPLRDDDPDYPALMLGNYMLGGGFLNSRLAVRIRQKEGISYGVGSQLSANPLDKTGMFMTYAIYNPENAERLEKAFREEMDKVVKEGFTAEEIQAARSGYLQSRMVSRAQDPSLVGTLNNYLYLNRTMNWDADFEKKMESLTPEQVNAAMKKHIDPSKISIIKAGDFAKAAKKTADKQPASSVSGGAKN